Proteins encoded by one window of Kribbella flavida DSM 17836:
- a CDS encoding ABC transporter substrate-binding protein, with product MRARRSVALALTGLLAAALAACSNGDTNNSTASSGGTAATVLNVGMPNGPQTENHNPFLGSSSGASLGYRWMIYEPLVMINGIKPQEPGKPWLATEWKWADNFTKLSLTIRDGVTFSDGKPMTAADVAYSFQLRKDNEGLNQDAIPYGTITQSGNKVDLTFTRSQFVNQNKILAVFVVPKHQWSTFKDPNQDTVKQPIGTGPYKLKSFTPQSTTLELRGEYWQELPKVKELRYTSYNDNNAQTTALANGASEWSFVFVPNVKTVFQNKDPENHKVWAPANLGIHGLWINTTRKPFDNPALRRAMDKVINRDDIFQQAEAGYFYPKIESVTGIPTPAGESFIAPEFKDKLHAVDVDGAKAELAAAGFKLEGDTLKDPSGKPVTITLTDPAGWSDYITSLEIIKDNLSTIGIKASIDKANQDAWFKAFDEGDFDAGMHWTNGGATPYDIYQNIMDGKILKPVGKGGVSGNYGRFNSPEATKALDQYANATDDAARTAALNTLQKIMVEQMPIVPTGASNIGALYSTKNWVGWPDEQNQYAPAQPTQQNALQIVLSLKPAGA from the coding sequence ATGCGAGCACGACGCTCAGTCGCGCTGGCCCTCACGGGCCTGCTCGCGGCAGCACTGGCTGCCTGCAGTAACGGGGACACGAACAACTCGACCGCGAGTTCCGGCGGGACCGCCGCGACCGTCCTGAACGTCGGTATGCCGAACGGCCCGCAGACGGAGAACCACAACCCGTTCCTCGGTTCGTCCTCGGGCGCCTCGCTCGGTTACCGGTGGATGATCTACGAGCCGCTGGTGATGATCAACGGCATCAAGCCGCAGGAGCCCGGCAAGCCGTGGCTGGCGACCGAGTGGAAGTGGGCCGACAACTTCACCAAGCTGTCGCTGACCATCCGCGACGGTGTCACCTTCTCCGACGGCAAGCCGATGACCGCCGCCGACGTCGCGTACTCGTTCCAGCTGCGCAAGGACAACGAGGGCCTCAACCAGGACGCGATCCCCTACGGCACCATCACCCAGAGCGGCAACAAGGTCGACCTGACCTTCACCCGCTCGCAGTTCGTGAACCAGAACAAGATCCTCGCCGTGTTCGTCGTCCCGAAGCACCAGTGGTCGACCTTCAAGGACCCGAACCAGGACACCGTCAAGCAGCCGATCGGCACCGGCCCGTACAAGCTGAAGTCGTTCACCCCGCAGTCCACCACGCTGGAGCTGCGCGGTGAGTACTGGCAGGAGCTGCCGAAGGTCAAGGAGCTGCGCTACACGTCGTACAACGACAACAACGCGCAGACCACCGCGCTGGCCAACGGCGCCTCGGAGTGGAGCTTCGTCTTCGTCCCGAACGTGAAGACGGTCTTCCAGAACAAGGACCCGGAGAACCACAAGGTCTGGGCGCCGGCGAACCTCGGCATTCACGGGCTGTGGATCAACACGACCCGCAAGCCGTTCGATAACCCGGCCCTGCGGCGCGCGATGGACAAGGTGATCAACCGCGACGACATCTTCCAGCAGGCCGAGGCCGGCTACTTCTACCCGAAGATCGAGTCCGTCACCGGCATCCCGACCCCGGCCGGTGAGTCGTTCATCGCGCCGGAGTTCAAGGACAAGTTGCACGCCGTGGACGTCGACGGCGCCAAGGCCGAGCTGGCCGCCGCCGGCTTCAAGCTCGAGGGCGACACGCTGAAGGACCCGAGCGGCAAGCCGGTCACCATCACGCTCACCGACCCGGCCGGCTGGTCGGACTACATCACCAGCCTGGAGATCATCAAGGACAACCTGTCCACGATCGGGATCAAGGCGAGCATCGACAAGGCGAACCAGGACGCCTGGTTCAAGGCCTTCGACGAGGGCGACTTCGACGCCGGCATGCACTGGACCAACGGCGGCGCCACGCCGTACGACATCTACCAGAACATCATGGACGGCAAGATCCTCAAGCCGGTCGGCAAGGGCGGGGTGAGCGGCAACTACGGCCGGTTCAACAGCCCGGAGGCGACCAAGGCGCTGGACCAGTACGCCAACGCGACCGACGACGCCGCCCGCACCGCGGCGCTGAACACGCTGCAGAAGATCATGGTCGAGCAGATGCCGATCGTCCCGACCGGCGCGTCCAACATCGGCGCGCTGTACAGCACCAAGAACTGGGTCGGCTGGCCGGACGAGCAGAACCAGTACGCGCCGGCCCAGCCGACGCAGCAGAACGCTCTGCAGATCGTCCTGAGCCTGAAGCCCGCAGGGGCCTGA
- a CDS encoding ABC transporter ATP-binding protein, whose protein sequence is MTATQAAPTTGDVVLEAENLTKHFPVRRGLRDLFTRERKAVHAVDDIQLTLRRGRVTALVGESGSGKSTVARLMAQLYTRTSGDIRLHGESVTVHGGRKFRAYCRQVQMIFQDPFASLNPVHTVRYHLTRALKIHGRAGTNSAELEQNLRDLLLRVQLTPPERYLDKFPHELSGGQRQRVSIARALGADPKALLADEPVSMLDVSIRLGVLNLLRDLKERLDLAILYITHDIASARYFADETLVMYAGRMVEGGDSETVTQHPAHPYTRLLIESAPDPDRLDRVGDPKDAPADEGGGEPPSLIAPPTGCRFHPRCVHAMPKCSTEHPPRFELPLVDSGQAHWAACWLYEEGAAK, encoded by the coding sequence ATGACGGCGACGCAAGCAGCACCGACCACTGGCGACGTGGTCCTCGAGGCCGAGAACCTCACCAAACACTTCCCCGTCCGGCGGGGCCTGCGCGACCTGTTCACCCGCGAGCGCAAAGCCGTGCACGCGGTGGACGACATCCAGCTGACGCTGCGCCGCGGGCGGGTCACCGCCCTGGTCGGCGAGTCCGGCTCCGGCAAGTCCACGGTCGCGCGCCTGATGGCCCAGCTGTACACCCGCACCTCCGGTGACATCCGGCTGCACGGCGAGTCGGTCACCGTGCACGGCGGCCGCAAGTTCCGCGCCTACTGCCGCCAGGTGCAGATGATCTTCCAGGACCCGTTCGCGTCGCTGAACCCGGTCCACACCGTGCGGTACCACCTGACCCGGGCGCTGAAGATCCATGGCCGGGCCGGCACGAACTCCGCCGAGCTGGAGCAGAACCTGCGCGACCTGCTGCTGAGGGTGCAGCTCACTCCGCCGGAGCGGTACCTGGACAAGTTCCCGCACGAGCTGTCCGGCGGTCAGCGCCAGCGGGTGTCGATCGCTCGTGCGCTCGGCGCGGACCCGAAGGCCCTGCTCGCCGACGAGCCGGTCTCGATGCTGGACGTGTCGATCCGCCTCGGCGTCCTGAACCTGCTGCGGGACCTGAAGGAACGCCTCGACCTGGCGATCCTCTACATCACCCACGACATCGCCTCGGCCCGCTACTTCGCCGACGAGACCCTGGTCATGTACGCCGGCCGGATGGTCGAGGGCGGCGACTCCGAGACCGTCACCCAGCACCCGGCGCACCCCTACACCCGGCTGCTGATCGAAAGCGCGCCGGATCCCGACCGGCTGGACCGGGTCGGCGACCCGAAGGACGCGCCGGCCGACGAGGGTGGCGGCGAGCCGCCGAGCCTGATCGCCCCGCCGACCGGCTGCCGCTTCCACCCGCGCTGCGTGCACGCGATGCCGAAGTGCTCCACCGAGCACCCGCCCCGGTTCGAGCTGCCCCTGGTCGACAGCGGCCAGGCCCACTGGGCGGCCTGCTGGCTCTACGAGGAAGGAGCCGCGAAGTGA
- a CDS encoding ABC transporter permease — translation MKFLLQRIAFYLFTAWAAITINFFIPRLIPGDPVTSLINKFQGQMSTEAIDSLYVLFGLDKDASVWSQYVDYWGQVFRGDLGLSFTFFPTPVSDILGQSLPWTIALVGITTFASFVIGTGLGVLAGWRRGSWLDGLLPVTTFLSSIPYFWLGLIAITLLAGQGSFFPSSGGYEPGLVPSWNSEFIGSAVQHSLLPAVTILISSVSGWILSMRNMMVTVASEDYITVAHAKGLSERRVMVSYAARNALLPNVSGFALSLGFIVGGTLLVEIVFSYPGIGYNLFQAVGAKDYPLMQGVFLVITISVLVANLIADIAYLLLDPRTRKEG, via the coding sequence GTGAAGTTCCTGCTGCAGCGGATCGCGTTCTACCTGTTCACGGCGTGGGCCGCGATCACCATCAACTTCTTCATCCCGCGGCTGATCCCGGGTGACCCGGTCACCTCGCTGATCAACAAGTTCCAGGGCCAGATGAGCACCGAGGCGATCGACTCGCTCTACGTGCTGTTCGGCCTGGACAAGGACGCGAGCGTGTGGAGCCAGTACGTCGACTACTGGGGTCAGGTGTTCCGCGGCGACCTCGGGCTGTCGTTCACGTTCTTCCCGACCCCGGTCTCCGACATCCTCGGCCAGAGCCTGCCGTGGACGATCGCGCTGGTCGGCATCACCACCTTCGCCAGCTTCGTGATCGGCACCGGCCTCGGCGTACTGGCCGGCTGGCGGCGGGGTTCGTGGCTCGACGGCCTGCTGCCGGTGACCACGTTCCTGTCCTCGATCCCGTACTTCTGGCTGGGCCTGATCGCGATCACCCTGCTGGCCGGCCAGGGCAGCTTCTTCCCGTCGTCCGGCGGCTACGAGCCCGGCCTGGTGCCGTCCTGGAACAGCGAGTTCATCGGCAGCGCGGTCCAGCACAGCCTGCTGCCGGCGGTCACCATCCTGATCTCGTCGGTCAGCGGCTGGATCCTCAGCATGCGCAACATGATGGTCACCGTCGCCTCGGAGGACTACATCACCGTCGCGCACGCCAAGGGCCTGTCCGAGCGCCGGGTGATGGTCAGCTACGCGGCCCGCAACGCGCTGCTGCCCAACGTGTCCGGGTTCGCGCTGTCGCTCGGCTTCATCGTCGGCGGAACCCTGCTGGTGGAGATCGTCTTCTCCTACCCCGGCATCGGCTACAACCTGTTCCAGGCGGTCGGCGCCAAGGACTACCCGCTGATGCAGGGCGTCTTCCTGGTGATCACGATCTCGGTGCTGGTCGCCAACCTGATCGCCGACATCGCGTACCTGCTGCTCGACCCGCGCACCCGCAAGGAGGGCTGA
- a CDS encoding ABC transporter permease: MSAPATTITAVTPEGPEVEAAPAKRQRLRFVANPKATTGLVVLALFCLIAVIGPWIAPYDPSARSSDLLQPPSAQHWFGTTHLGQDIFSQVLVGTRGVMFVGLLAGIVATALSVLIGVSSGFLGGAADEALSALSNVFLVIPALPLIIIVASTIPGAGDLMIALVIGLTSWAWGARVLRAQTLSLRRRDYVEAARATGESTWRIITVEILPNLTAIIASGFVGTVIFAVMSEITLAFIGISTISEWNWGTILFWAQSQQALAQGAWWWFVPAGLAIAVLGTALSLVNFGIDEFVSPRLRSSGHTRVKTKDGRTVRMKVGFTPVLTTHDKTAPVTPVVRVDEAKGTV, translated from the coding sequence ATGTCGGCACCCGCCACCACCATCACCGCGGTCACGCCCGAAGGCCCCGAGGTCGAGGCCGCGCCCGCCAAGCGGCAACGACTCCGGTTCGTCGCGAACCCGAAGGCCACCACCGGCCTGGTCGTGCTCGCGCTCTTCTGCCTGATCGCGGTCATCGGGCCCTGGATCGCGCCGTACGATCCGTCCGCGCGCAGCAGCGACCTGCTCCAGCCGCCGTCGGCCCAGCACTGGTTCGGCACCACCCACCTGGGGCAGGACATCTTCTCGCAGGTGCTGGTCGGCACCCGCGGCGTCATGTTCGTCGGCCTGCTGGCCGGTATCGTGGCGACCGCACTGTCGGTGCTGATCGGGGTCAGTTCCGGCTTCCTCGGCGGTGCCGCCGACGAGGCCCTGTCGGCGCTGTCGAACGTCTTCCTGGTCATCCCCGCGCTGCCGCTGATCATCATCGTCGCCTCGACCATTCCCGGCGCCGGCGACCTGATGATCGCCCTTGTCATCGGCCTGACCTCGTGGGCCTGGGGTGCGCGGGTGCTGCGGGCCCAGACCCTGTCGTTGCGCCGCCGCGACTACGTCGAGGCCGCCCGGGCGACCGGCGAGAGCACCTGGCGCATCATCACCGTCGAGATCCTGCCCAACCTGACCGCGATCATCGCCTCGGGCTTCGTCGGTACGGTGATCTTCGCGGTGATGTCGGAGATCACGCTGGCCTTCATCGGCATCTCGACGATCTCGGAGTGGAACTGGGGCACGATCCTGTTCTGGGCGCAGAGCCAGCAGGCCCTCGCCCAGGGCGCGTGGTGGTGGTTCGTCCCGGCCGGCCTGGCGATCGCCGTGCTGGGCACCGCGCTGTCGCTGGTCAACTTCGGCATCGACGAGTTCGTCAGCCCGCGGCTGCGCAGCAGCGGGCACACCCGGGTGAAGACCAAGGACGGCCGCACGGTCCGGATGAAGGTCGGTTTCACCCCGGTGCTCACCACCCACGACAAGACCGCGCCGGTGACCCCGGTCGTGCGCGTCGACGAAGCGAAGGGCACGGTCTGA
- a CDS encoding ABC transporter ATP-binding protein, with protein MPKEPVLEIRNFNVDYGLGDQAVRAIRDVTLTLHRGEVLGLAGESGSGKSTLAYGVTRLLPPPGVISGGSVIYHPPGDQPYDVMALSPAELRKFRWAETSIVFQGAMNSLNPVHKVSTQMLDVIRAHEPQLSGPARVARAQEMLKLVGISADRMDAYPHQLSGGMRQRVMIGMALVLEPQIVIMDEPTTALDVVMQRQILAQLVELRERLGFSVLFITHDLSLLVEFSDRIAIMYGGRIVEQARSADLYKDSLHPYSEGLLKSFPALRGPRRELSGIPGSPPDLRGMPTGCSFHPRCPHAFDRCSTDIPVLGVPEARNDPNRSVACWLPGRVPVA; from the coding sequence ATGCCGAAGGAACCAGTCCTGGAGATCAGGAACTTCAACGTCGACTACGGCCTCGGCGACCAGGCGGTCCGGGCCATCCGCGACGTCACCCTCACCCTGCACCGCGGGGAGGTGCTCGGCCTGGCCGGCGAGTCCGGCAGCGGCAAGTCCACGCTCGCGTACGGCGTCACCCGGCTGCTGCCGCCGCCCGGCGTGATCAGCGGCGGCTCGGTGATCTACCACCCGCCGGGCGACCAGCCGTACGACGTGATGGCGCTGTCGCCGGCCGAGCTGCGCAAGTTCCGCTGGGCCGAGACGTCGATCGTGTTCCAGGGCGCGATGAACTCGCTCAACCCGGTGCACAAGGTCTCCACCCAGATGCTCGACGTGATCCGCGCGCACGAACCCCAGCTGAGCGGGCCCGCCCGGGTCGCCCGGGCCCAGGAGATGCTCAAGCTGGTCGGCATCTCGGCCGACCGGATGGACGCCTACCCGCACCAGTTGTCCGGCGGCATGCGGCAGCGGGTGATGATCGGCATGGCGCTCGTGCTCGAGCCGCAGATCGTGATCATGGACGAGCCGACCACCGCGCTCGACGTGGTGATGCAGCGCCAGATCCTCGCCCAGCTGGTCGAGCTGCGCGAACGCCTCGGCTTCTCGGTGCTGTTCATCACCCACGACCTGTCGCTGCTGGTCGAGTTCTCCGACCGGATCGCGATCATGTACGGCGGCCGGATCGTCGAGCAGGCGCGCTCGGCCGACCTCTACAAGGACTCCCTGCACCCGTACAGCGAAGGCCTGCTGAAGTCCTTCCCCGCCCTGCGCGGACCGCGCCGGGAGCTGAGCGGGATCCCCGGCTCGCCGCCCGACCTGCGCGGCATGCCGACCGGTTGCTCGTTCCACCCGCGCTGCCCGCACGCGTTCGACCGCTGCTCGACGGACATCCCCGTCCTCGGCGTCCCGGAGGCCAGGAACGACCCGAACCGTTCGGTGGCCTGCTGGCTGCCCGGCCGGGTCCCTGTCGCCTAA
- a CDS encoding GH1 family beta-glucosidase, protein MNTTAAPSTSTEAALIAGLPAGFRWGVATSAYQIEGAVDADGRTPSIWDTFCRVPGAVHNGENGDVACEHYTRMPDDVALIKDLGLDTYRFSVSWPRVQPRGTGGVNPAGIAFYDRLVDELLASGIDPWVTLYHWDLPQELEDAGGWPARDTAYRFADYSMLVFDALSDRVDTWTTLNEPWCSAMLGYAYGAHAPGKQDFPAAVAAVHHLLLGHGLATERMREAAPRKLDIGITLNAATAYPASDAEPDLEAARRADGMGARLYLDPLVHGRYPADVIADLAAQGAELPVQDGDLATISAPIDVLGINYYFSQQFTGYAEDGRTVGEDGLPISRTLPLNRPRTAMDWEIVPEGFTDLLVRISRDYPGLPMVVTENGAAFDDEPDENGFVADDGRTAYFTAHLAAVASAIEQGADIRGYLAWSLLDNFEWAYGYEKRFGIVRVDYGTQARTPKQSALYLKDLAEQHRRR, encoded by the coding sequence ATGAACACAACTGCTGCCCCCTCCACCTCGACGGAGGCCGCCCTGATCGCGGGCCTGCCGGCCGGTTTCCGCTGGGGTGTCGCCACCTCGGCGTACCAGATCGAAGGCGCGGTCGACGCCGACGGCCGGACGCCGTCGATCTGGGACACCTTCTGCCGGGTCCCGGGCGCGGTGCACAACGGCGAGAACGGTGACGTCGCCTGCGAGCACTACACCCGGATGCCCGACGACGTCGCCCTGATCAAGGACCTCGGCCTGGACACGTACCGGTTCTCGGTGTCCTGGCCACGGGTGCAGCCGCGCGGCACCGGTGGGGTGAACCCGGCCGGCATCGCCTTCTACGACCGCCTGGTCGACGAGCTCCTTGCCAGTGGCATCGATCCGTGGGTGACCCTGTACCACTGGGACCTGCCACAGGAGCTGGAGGACGCCGGTGGCTGGCCGGCCCGCGACACGGCGTACCGGTTCGCGGACTACTCGATGCTGGTGTTCGACGCGTTGAGCGACCGGGTGGACACCTGGACCACGCTGAACGAACCGTGGTGCTCGGCGATGCTCGGCTACGCGTACGGCGCGCACGCCCCCGGCAAGCAGGACTTCCCCGCCGCCGTCGCCGCCGTCCACCACCTGCTGCTCGGCCACGGCCTGGCCACCGAGCGGATGCGCGAAGCCGCCCCGCGCAAGCTCGACATCGGCATCACCCTGAACGCCGCCACGGCGTACCCGGCCTCCGACGCCGAACCGGACCTCGAGGCCGCCCGGCGCGCCGACGGCATGGGCGCCCGGCTGTACCTGGACCCGCTCGTGCACGGCCGCTACCCGGCCGACGTGATCGCCGACCTGGCCGCCCAGGGCGCCGAGCTCCCGGTCCAGGACGGCGACCTGGCGACCATCTCCGCGCCGATCGATGTGCTCGGCATCAACTACTACTTCAGCCAGCAGTTCACCGGCTACGCCGAGGACGGCCGCACGGTCGGTGAGGACGGCCTGCCGATCAGCCGCACCCTGCCGCTCAACCGGCCGCGCACGGCGATGGACTGGGAGATCGTGCCGGAAGGTTTCACCGACCTGCTGGTCCGGATCAGCCGCGACTACCCCGGGCTCCCGATGGTCGTCACCGAGAACGGCGCCGCCTTCGACGACGAGCCCGACGAGAACGGCTTCGTCGCCGACGACGGGCGTACGGCGTACTTCACGGCCCACCTGGCGGCGGTGGCATCGGCGATCGAGCAGGGCGCTGACATCCGCGGATACCTGGCGTGGTCGCTGCTGGACAACTTCGAGTGGGCCTACGGCTACGAGAAGCGGTTCGGCATCGTGCGCGTGGACTACGGAACCCAGGCGCGGACCCCTAAGCAGTCAGCGTTGTACTTGAAGGACTTGGCCGAGCAGCATCGCCGGCGCTGA
- a CDS encoding DinB family protein, with protein sequence MAGVKEELWAGLRAAREANLRKAEGLSEYDLRRPMTASGTNLLGVLKHLGGMECGYLGETFGRDLDRVIPGDEDWEGAADLWARPDESAGFIVDWYREACAHADATIAMLELDAPGWVGHWDEGHQATTLGAMMVRVLGEECRHGGQLDVVRELVDGTGDARDAEKDPEVRRAFVARVQAAADVFGPQQPH encoded by the coding sequence TTGGCTGGGGTCAAGGAGGAGTTGTGGGCGGGGTTGCGGGCGGCGCGGGAGGCGAATCTGCGCAAGGCGGAGGGGCTCAGCGAGTACGACCTGCGGCGGCCGATGACGGCGAGTGGGACCAACCTGCTGGGGGTGCTGAAGCACCTCGGCGGGATGGAGTGCGGGTACCTCGGTGAAACCTTCGGGCGGGACCTGGATCGGGTGATTCCCGGCGACGAGGACTGGGAGGGTGCCGCCGACCTGTGGGCGCGGCCGGACGAGTCGGCGGGGTTCATCGTCGACTGGTACCGGGAGGCTTGTGCGCATGCCGACGCGACCATCGCGATGCTGGAACTGGATGCGCCGGGGTGGGTTGGGCACTGGGACGAGGGGCATCAGGCGACGACGCTCGGCGCGATGATGGTTCGCGTGCTCGGTGAGGAGTGCCGGCACGGGGGACAGCTGGACGTCGTGCGCGAGCTCGTCGACGGGACCGGAGACGCGCGGGATGCGGAGAAGGACCCGGAGGTGCGGCGAGCGTTCGTGGCGAGGGTGCAGGCTGCCGCGGATGTGTTCGGGCCGCAACAGCCTCACTAG
- a CDS encoding alpha/beta hydrolase has product MRIMAALLLLLPAVVPLEARAAPAEPTWQDCRTGSGDAGAELDAADATCTTVRVPLDPLRPDGRTIDLAVSRIKADPAKRRGVLLVNPGGPGGPGIGYPAELKGLLGEVAAQYDLIGFDPRFTGRSAPIDCGPVRLADVFRSSPTAADFQASSRNAARFVAGCPRDGLRHASIRNTARDMDAIRAALGEEKISYYGVSWGADLGVVYSQLFPSRVDRMVVDSVTDVEGSEYHHLATGEQSEAAFDEWAAWAAWRDDTYHLGRSGLQIRTAVTRVLRQRKTLAIGDYRVDSAALPWLLQSALGDESDRDLMARNVRTVLDAAAGRRAEPSEELAGWLAQYYGTVPMISQFVAASVAYTCNDRGWPSDLAAYRRDLRNARDTQPLFAMAFLPCAYWTQHTTEPDLAIGNNVSMLIVQAERDNIPVRWARALHQKLPNSTLKTVDRRAHGVYDERVPSMVAAVNEYLGG; this is encoded by the coding sequence ATGCGAATCATGGCTGCTCTGCTGCTCCTCCTGCCCGCCGTCGTACCGCTGGAGGCGCGGGCCGCACCGGCCGAGCCGACCTGGCAGGACTGCCGTACTGGCTCCGGCGACGCCGGAGCCGAGCTCGACGCCGCGGACGCCACCTGTACGACGGTCCGGGTGCCGCTGGATCCGCTGCGGCCCGACGGGCGCACGATCGATCTCGCGGTGTCGCGGATCAAGGCAGACCCGGCCAAGCGGCGCGGCGTACTGCTGGTGAATCCCGGTGGCCCGGGTGGACCAGGAATCGGCTATCCGGCGGAGCTCAAGGGGCTGCTGGGCGAGGTTGCCGCGCAGTACGACCTGATCGGGTTCGATCCGCGCTTCACCGGGCGCAGCGCTCCGATCGACTGTGGTCCGGTGCGGCTTGCTGACGTGTTCCGCTCGTCGCCGACCGCGGCGGACTTCCAGGCGTCGAGCCGGAACGCCGCGCGCTTCGTTGCCGGGTGCCCGCGGGACGGCCTGCGCCACGCGAGCATCCGCAACACGGCGCGCGACATGGACGCGATCCGGGCCGCGCTGGGGGAGGAGAAGATCTCGTACTACGGGGTGTCGTGGGGTGCGGATCTCGGAGTCGTCTACAGCCAGCTGTTTCCGTCACGGGTCGACCGGATGGTGGTCGACAGCGTCACGGACGTCGAAGGTTCGGAGTACCACCACCTGGCGACCGGTGAGCAGAGCGAGGCCGCCTTCGACGAGTGGGCCGCCTGGGCCGCGTGGCGTGACGACACGTACCACCTCGGCCGCTCGGGTCTGCAGATCCGCACCGCCGTCACCAGGGTGCTGCGGCAAAGGAAGACTCTTGCCATCGGCGACTACCGCGTCGACTCGGCCGCGCTGCCCTGGCTGCTCCAGTCGGCCCTCGGCGACGAGAGCGACCGGGACCTGATGGCGCGCAACGTCCGCACGGTGCTCGACGCCGCGGCTGGTCGGCGCGCCGAACCCTCCGAGGAACTGGCCGGCTGGCTCGCGCAGTACTACGGGACCGTGCCGATGATCTCGCAGTTCGTGGCGGCGTCCGTCGCGTACACCTGCAACGACCGAGGCTGGCCGAGCGACCTGGCGGCGTACCGGCGGGATCTGCGCAACGCCCGTGACACGCAACCGCTGTTCGCCATGGCATTCCTGCCGTGCGCGTACTGGACCCAGCACACGACCGAGCCGGATCTTGCTATCGGCAACAACGTGTCGATGCTGATCGTGCAGGCGGAACGAGACAACATCCCGGTACGGTGGGCGCGGGCGCTGCACCAGAAGCTGCCCAACTCGACGCTCAAGACAGTTGACCGACGAGCCCACGGCGTCTACGACGAACGGGTGCCGTCGATGGTGGCTGCTGTCAACGAGTACTTGGGCGGGTGA